Below is a genomic region from Microbacterium sp. KUDC0406.
CGACCACCCCCTCATCACCCACAAACTCACGGTGCTGCGTGACGAGGGCACTCCGTCGCCCGTGTTCCGCCAGCTGACCGAAGAGCTCGTCACGCTGCTCGCCTACGAGGCGACCCGCAACGTGCACGTCACGCCCGTCGAGATCCAGACCCCGGTCACGAAGACCATGGGCGTGAAGATCTCGGAGCCGCGCCCGATCGTGGTACCCATCCTGCGCGCCGGCCTCGGCATGCTCGAAGGTCTGGTCAAGCTGCTGCCGACCGCCGAGGTCGGATTCCTCGGCATGGTGCGAGACGAGGAGACGTTCGAGCCGACCACGTACGCAGAGCGCCTTCCCGACGACCTCAGCGACCGGCAGTGCTTCGCGATCGACCCGATGCTCGCCACCGGCGGCTCGCTCGGCGCCGCGATCCAGTTCCTGTTCGACCGCGGGGCGAAGGACGTCACCGCGATCTGCCTGCTCGGCACGCCGGAAGGCGTCGCCGCGATCGAGGAGCTCGTCGGCGACCGCGACGTGACCCTGGTGCTCGGCGCGCTCGACGAGCGCCTCAACGAGAAGGGCTACATCGTGCCCGGTCTCGGCGACGCCGGCGACCGGCTGTACGGCACGGTCTGAGTCGGGCGCGCGGCGGGGCGGCGGGGCGCGGCGGCGCGGCATCCGCGCGAGACTTGCTTTCGCGCATGAGACCCGCGCTCTGCACCGCGGTCTCATGCAGAACACGAAGTCTCGAGAGCGCGGAGGATGCCATG
It encodes:
- the upp gene encoding uracil phosphoribosyltransferase, with amino-acid sequence MRVHVADHPLITHKLTVLRDEGTPSPVFRQLTEELVTLLAYEATRNVHVTPVEIQTPVTKTMGVKISEPRPIVVPILRAGLGMLEGLVKLLPTAEVGFLGMVRDEETFEPTTYAERLPDDLSDRQCFAIDPMLATGGSLGAAIQFLFDRGAKDVTAICLLGTPEGVAAIEELVGDRDVTLVLGALDERLNEKGYIVPGLGDAGDRLYGTV